The Sulfitobacter sp. SK011 genome has a window encoding:
- a CDS encoding SDR family NAD(P)-dependent oxidoreductase yields MTILITGASRGIGAGLAAHYASVGEEVIGTGRSASAPLQLDVTRPASHTDMAKVLGDRAVDLLVCNAGVYLDKGNDLETGFGADLWAQSFATNVTGVFLSIQALLPHLRRAKNARIAIISSQMGSSTHAPGGSYIYRASKAAALNLGRNLASDLKPEGIAVGIYHPGWVQTDMGGASAAITIDEAVRGLAARFAALNIETTGCFETWDGRAHDF; encoded by the coding sequence ATGACGATCCTGATCACGGGTGCCTCTCGCGGCATCGGCGCGGGCCTTGCCGCCCATTATGCGTCTGTTGGCGAAGAGGTGATTGGCACGGGGCGGTCCGCGTCAGCACCGCTTCAATTGGATGTGACCCGCCCGGCCAGCCATACGGACATGGCCAAAGTGCTGGGTGACCGCGCCGTTGATCTGCTGGTCTGCAATGCGGGGGTCTATCTGGACAAAGGCAATGATCTGGAAACCGGGTTTGGCGCAGATCTGTGGGCTCAGAGTTTTGCCACAAATGTCACCGGCGTATTTCTGAGCATTCAGGCGCTGCTTCCACATTTGCGGCGGGCAAAAAATGCCAGGATCGCCATCATATCATCGCAAATGGGGTCTTCGACACATGCGCCGGGGGGCAGCTATATCTACCGCGCCTCCAAGGCGGCGGCGTTGAACCTGGGGCGCAACCTTGCCAGTGATCTGAAACCGGAAGGGATTGCGGTCGGCATTTATCATCCAGGCTGGGTACAAACCGACATGGGCGGTGCGTCTGCGGCGATTACCATTGACGAGGCCGTGCGCGGATTGGCCGCTCGATTTGCGGCGCTGAATATTGAGACGACGGGCTGTTTTGAAACCTGGGATGGCCGGGCGCACGATTTCTGA
- a CDS encoding aspartate kinase, translated as MPVLVMKFGGTSVATLDRIRRAAKRVGVEVSKGYDVIVIVSAMSGKTNELVGWVNETSPMYDAREYDAVVSSGENVTAGLMALTLQEMDIPARSWQGWQVPVQTTSAHSAARIEDIPPQNIRAKFAEGMKVAVVAGFQGISPEGRITTLGRGGSDTTAVAFAAAFEADRCDIYTDVDGVYTTDPRVESKARKLDRIAFEEMLELASLGAKVLQTRSVELAMRYKVKLRVLSSFEEQSDDAGTLVCDEEEIVESNVVAGVAFSRDEAKMTLVSVADRPGIAASIFTSLSDGGVNVDMIVQNIAEEGRTDMTWSCPVDQVLRAEKAMEKAKSDGVINYHDLIADTDVAKVSVVGIGMRSHTGVAAKMFKVLSDEGINIKVITTSEIKISVLIDRKYMELAVQALHDAFELDKAV; from the coding sequence ATGCCTGTTCTGGTGATGAAATTTGGTGGCACGTCAGTGGCCACATTGGACCGCATCCGGCGCGCGGCAAAACGCGTGGGCGTTGAGGTGTCAAAAGGTTACGATGTGATTGTCATTGTGTCAGCCATGTCGGGCAAGACCAATGAGTTGGTCGGTTGGGTGAATGAGACCTCGCCGATGTATGATGCACGCGAATATGACGCGGTGGTGTCCAGTGGCGAGAATGTCACCGCAGGGTTGATGGCGCTCACGTTGCAGGAAATGGATATACCGGCGCGCTCCTGGCAAGGCTGGCAGGTGCCGGTTCAGACCACCTCGGCCCATTCGGCGGCGCGCATCGAAGACATCCCACCGCAGAATATCCGGGCCAAGTTTGCCGAAGGCATGAAAGTAGCCGTGGTTGCGGGCTTTCAGGGGATCAGCCCGGAGGGCCGGATTACCACATTGGGGCGCGGTGGGTCAGATACCACTGCCGTGGCTTTTGCCGCTGCCTTTGAGGCTGACCGTTGCGACATCTATACGGACGTGGATGGGGTTTATACCACCGATCCGCGGGTCGAATCCAAGGCGCGCAAGCTGGACAGGATCGCTTTTGAAGAGATGCTGGAACTGGCGTCGCTGGGGGCCAAAGTCTTGCAGACACGCTCGGTCGAACTGGCGATGCGGTATAAGGTCAAACTGCGGGTGCTGAGCAGTTTTGAAGAACAATCGGACGATGCCGGCACGCTCGTCTGTGATGAGGAGGAAATCGTGGAAAGCAATGTCGTTGCAGGGGTCGCGTTTAGCCGTGATGAAGCCAAAATGACACTGGTGTCGGTTGCTGACCGTCCCGGTATTGCCGCCAGCATTTTTACCAGCCTCAGTGATGGTGGCGTGAACGTCGATATGATCGTACAGAACATCGCCGAAGAAGGCCGCACCGATATGACCTGGTCTTGCCCGGTTGATCAGGTGCTGCGCGCCGAAAAAGCGATGGAAAAGGCCAAATCGGACGGGGTGATCAACTATCACGATCTGATTGCGGATACTGACGTTGCAAAAGTCAGCGTTGTTGGCATCGGCATGCGCAGTCACACAGGTGTCGCCGCCAAGATGTTCAAAGTGCTTTCGGATGAGGGGATCAACATCAAAGTCATTACCACGTCAGAGATCAAGATCAGTGTGCTCATTGACCGCAAGTACATGGAATTGGCCGTTCAGGCGTTGCATGATGCCTTTGAACTGGACAAAGCGGTATAA
- the ptsP gene encoding phosphoenolpyruvate--protein phosphotransferase, which translates to MVERFETESRKLLGRLRDAMASDDAGQERLDKITHLIATSMGCEVCSIYLFRDEDTLELCATEGLNKASVHQTRMKLGEGLVGRVAKRKAVVNTPDAPQAPGFRFMPETGEEIYSSFLGVPIQRIGAALGVLVVQSRTAREYSADEVYALEVVAMVLAEMTELGAFVGDGAAMSARHSQPVLLRGTVGQEGVAEGHVWLHEPRVVVSNPIADDPETEAIRLESAVGLLRISVDQMLSMAGGDKDQQQVIEAYRMFANSKGWMRRMLESISSGLSAEAAVEKEQSTARARMGQVPDAYLRERLSDLDDLSNRLLRILTGQGSDTGAEMPKNPILVARNIGPAELLDYGRKLRGIVLEGGSVGSHAAIVARALAIPLLVHVGRITDDALNGDHIMLDGEQGIVHLRPDDSVASAFRDKIAMQAAAQERYASIRDEPAQAKCGSIVQLHMNAGLMADLPSLQSSGAEGVGLFRTELQFLVRNQMPKRTELAALYARVLDAAQGKRVVFRTLDIGSDKVLPYMKPNDEPNPALGWRAIRVGLDKPGIMRMQLQALIRAANGRPLTVMFPFVAQFEEYRDARAEMDKTMAREERLGHVLPSEIEVGAMLETPSLAFAPRKFFEEVEFLSVGGNDLKQFFFAADRENERVRRRYDTLNVSYLSFLEGIVERCRDTGTSLSFCGEDAGRPVEALCFAAIGFRILSMRPASIGPVKSLLRRCNLDDVRRVIHDARDRGEMSVRAAVMEYVRAQSAAQ; encoded by the coding sequence ATGGTTGAGCGTTTTGAAACTGAAAGCCGCAAATTGCTGGGCCGTCTGCGGGATGCAATGGCCAGTGACGATGCAGGTCAGGAACGTCTGGACAAGATCACCCATCTGATCGCGACCTCAATGGGGTGTGAGGTCTGCTCGATCTATCTGTTTCGCGATGAAGACACGCTGGAGTTATGCGCGACAGAAGGTTTGAACAAAGCCTCCGTGCACCAGACGCGCATGAAATTGGGCGAAGGTCTGGTGGGCCGGGTGGCCAAACGCAAGGCGGTCGTCAACACCCCGGATGCGCCCCAGGCACCGGGTTTCCGCTTTATGCCTGAGACCGGCGAAGAGATTTATTCAAGTTTCCTGGGGGTTCCTATTCAACGGATCGGGGCCGCATTGGGCGTGCTTGTGGTGCAGTCGAGAACCGCACGTGAATATTCCGCCGATGAGGTTTATGCCCTCGAAGTGGTTGCCATGGTGCTTGCTGAAATGACCGAACTTGGCGCGTTTGTCGGTGACGGGGCCGCGATGTCGGCGCGCCATTCGCAACCGGTCTTGTTGCGCGGCACCGTAGGCCAAGAGGGGGTTGCGGAAGGACATGTCTGGCTGCACGAGCCGCGTGTCGTCGTGTCCAACCCGATTGCAGATGATCCAGAGACCGAGGCGATCCGGCTTGAATCAGCTGTTGGCCTACTGCGCATCAGTGTGGATCAGATGTTGTCGATGGCAGGGGGTGACAAAGACCAGCAGCAGGTCATCGAAGCCTACCGGATGTTTGCCAATTCCAAAGGCTGGATGCGCCGGATGCTTGAGAGCATTTCAAGCGGATTGAGCGCCGAGGCCGCGGTTGAAAAGGAACAATCAACGGCGCGTGCACGTATGGGGCAGGTGCCGGATGCCTATTTGCGCGAGCGGCTGAGCGATCTGGATGACCTGTCGAACCGGCTTTTGCGCATTCTGACCGGGCAGGGCAGTGATACCGGTGCAGAGATGCCCAAGAACCCCATCCTTGTGGCCCGCAACATTGGTCCAGCCGAATTGCTTGATTATGGCCGCAAGCTGCGCGGAATTGTGCTTGAGGGTGGCTCGGTCGGGTCGCATGCCGCGATTGTTGCACGTGCACTTGCCATACCTTTGTTGGTGCATGTCGGGCGGATCACTGACGATGCACTTAACGGTGATCACATCATGCTGGATGGCGAACAGGGCATCGTGCACCTGCGCCCGGACGATTCCGTGGCTTCGGCCTTTCGCGACAAGATCGCCATGCAGGCGGCGGCACAGGAACGCTATGCCTCGATCCGTGATGAACCTGCACAGGCGAAATGCGGGTCGATTGTGCAGCTTCATATGAATGCCGGCCTGATGGCCGATTTGCCATCCCTTCAAAGCTCCGGTGCCGAAGGGGTTGGTTTGTTTCGCACAGAACTGCAGTTTCTGGTGCGCAATCAGATGCCCAAACGCACGGAACTGGCAGCCCTTTATGCGCGGGTACTGGATGCGGCACAGGGCAAACGCGTGGTGTTTCGGACGCTCGACATCGGGTCGGACAAGGTACTGCCCTATATGAAACCCAATGATGAACCAAACCCGGCTTTGGGGTGGCGCGCCATTCGCGTGGGCCTCGATAAACCGGGGATCATGCGCATGCAGTTGCAGGCCTTGATCAGGGCGGCAAACGGGCGGCCGTTGACGGTGATGTTCCCTTTTGTGGCCCAGTTTGAAGAATACCGCGACGCGCGTGCCGAAATGGACAAGACAATGGCCCGAGAGGAACGCCTGGGCCATGTCCTGCCTTCCGAGATTGAGGTTGGGGCGATGCTGGAAACCCCAAGTCTTGCGTTTGCACCAAGAAAATTCTTTGAGGAAGTTGAGTTTCTGTCCGTTGGTGGCAACGATCTGAAACAGTTTTTCTTTGCCGCGGACCGTGAAAACGAACGCGTGCGGCGGCGCTATGACACGCTTAATGTCAGCTACCTCAGCTTTCTTGAAGGCATCGTTGAGCGGTGCCGCGACACCGGAACATCGTTGTCGTTTTGTGGCGAGGATGCGGGCCGTCCGGTTGAAGCCCTGTGTTTTGCGGCAATCGGATTTCGCATCCTGTCCATGCGCCCGGCGTCTATTGGCCCTGTGAAAAGCCTGCTGCGCCGCTGCAACCTGGATGATGTGCGTCGCGTGATACATGATGCACGTGATCGGGGTGAGATGTCCGTAAGGGCGGCTGTGATGGAGTATGTGCGGGCGCAATCAGCGGCTCAGTGA
- a CDS encoding GntR family transcriptional regulator, translating to MLGWQDVQAEALRRIQSRAWPPGGLIPNEAELATELGCARATVNRALRALAEDGWLERRRRAGTRVALSPQRRAQMSVPVIRQEVEALGKIYGHRVLSRKVDKACLSIQTLHLADTQPYAVEDREINLTTLPAAKDADFAVLSANEWLVQNAPFDRGTMEYLAEAASDFEVQHLGCAPAAPLMILRRETFSEVGLITRLRMAYAPGRAVRLNI from the coding sequence ATGCTAGGTTGGCAGGACGTTCAGGCCGAAGCATTGCGCCGCATACAAAGCCGCGCATGGCCGCCCGGCGGGTTGATCCCGAATGAAGCTGAACTGGCAACTGAGTTGGGTTGCGCACGGGCCACTGTAAACCGTGCCCTGCGCGCGCTCGCCGAAGACGGCTGGCTGGAGCGCCGCCGCCGTGCAGGCACCCGCGTAGCCTTATCCCCACAACGGCGCGCGCAGATGTCTGTCCCGGTGATCCGCCAAGAGGTCGAGGCCTTGGGCAAAATCTATGGCCACCGCGTGCTGTCCCGAAAGGTCGATAAGGCATGCCTGTCGATCCAGACGCTGCATCTGGCAGACACACAGCCCTATGCCGTCGAGGACCGAGAGATCAACCTGACCACCCTGCCCGCCGCCAAAGACGCTGATTTTGCGGTGCTGAGCGCCAATGAATGGCTGGTGCAAAATGCCCCTTTTGACCGGGGCACGATGGAATATCTGGCCGAAGCGGCAAGCGATTTCGAAGTGCAGCACCTGGGCTGTGCCCCTGCCGCGCCCCTGATGATCCTGCGGCGCGAGACGTTCAGCGAAGTGGGTCTGATCACAAGGCTGCGCATGGCCTATGCACCTGGACGCGCCGTGCGGCTTAATATCTGA
- a CDS encoding formimidoylglutamate deiminase produces the protein MTTLHAKHVLLPDGWADDVTLTLSDGRISSLTGEAADMSVDILLPAPTNLHSHAFQRAMAGLTERRGADKTDSFWSWRQLMFRFLDQLTPEDVQAITAQVQMEMLEAGYAASVEFHYLHHQPDGAAYDDPAEMSARICAAADQTGIGLTLLPVLYQQGGVDGRALGAGQIRFGNDMDSYMTVMQAAGHLIANMPADARLGVAPHSLRAVTPDALKHLQAFQGPIHMHLAEQMAEVDEVEAAYGARPVTWALEHLDIDARWCLIHCTQMTDKETRGLAQTGAVAGLCPITESSLGDGIFNGVIWGEAAGKWGIGSDSNILISLNEELRTLEYSQRLMTHNRAVMATANKSTGRVLFDGTGQGGAQAAGRACGDIKVGQWADLLALNGDATDFIGRQGDSILDTWIFAGTDAKVSDVWAAGRHVVKHGQHIARPEIAEKYRAAMMRLRNVM, from the coding sequence ATGACCACATTACATGCCAAACACGTGCTGCTCCCGGATGGCTGGGCAGATGACGTCACTTTGACCTTGTCGGATGGCCGGATTTCGTCGCTCACGGGCGAAGCGGCGGATATGAGTGTCGACATTCTGCTGCCGGCCCCCACCAACCTGCACAGCCATGCCTTTCAACGTGCGATGGCGGGGCTGACCGAACGCCGCGGGGCAGACAAGACAGACAGTTTTTGGAGTTGGCGACAGCTGATGTTCCGTTTTCTGGATCAACTGACGCCCGAGGATGTGCAGGCGATCACCGCACAGGTTCAAATGGAAATGCTCGAAGCGGGCTATGCGGCATCGGTCGAATTTCATTATTTGCATCACCAACCCGACGGCGCGGCTTATGACGATCCGGCGGAAATGTCTGCGCGCATCTGTGCAGCGGCGGATCAGACCGGTATTGGCCTGACCTTGTTGCCGGTGCTGTATCAACAGGGCGGCGTTGATGGGCGCGCATTGGGGGCAGGTCAGATCAGGTTTGGCAACGACATGGACAGCTATATGACCGTGATGCAGGCCGCCGGGCACCTGATTGCCAACATGCCTGCCGATGCGCGTCTGGGCGTCGCCCCGCATTCTTTGCGTGCTGTGACGCCGGACGCATTAAAGCATCTTCAGGCTTTTCAGGGGCCGATCCACATGCATTTGGCCGAACAGATGGCCGAGGTCGATGAGGTTGAGGCGGCTTATGGCGCACGACCTGTCACTTGGGCGCTGGAGCATCTGGATATCGATGCCCGCTGGTGCCTGATCCATTGCACCCAAATGACCGACAAGGAAACGCGCGGTCTGGCGCAAACCGGGGCGGTCGCGGGGCTTTGTCCAATCACTGAAAGCTCGCTGGGGGATGGCATTTTCAACGGCGTGATCTGGGGCGAAGCAGCGGGCAAATGGGGCATCGGTTCTGACAGCAACATCTTGATTTCACTGAACGAAGAGTTGCGAACGTTGGAATATTCCCAACGGTTGATGACACATAATCGGGCCGTTATGGCGACTGCGAATAAATCTACTGGCCGGGTACTTTTTGACGGGACCGGTCAGGGTGGCGCACAGGCGGCGGGGCGCGCGTGTGGTGACATCAAGGTGGGGCAATGGGCCGACCTGCTGGCATTGAACGGCGACGCAACAGATTTTATCGGGCGGCAAGGCGACAGCATTCTGGACACCTGGATTTTTGCGGGGACAGACGCCAAAGTCAGCGATGTCTGGGCTGCTGGACGCCACGTGGTAAAGCATGGGCAGCACATTGCGCGCCCTGAGATAGCCGAGAAATATCGTGCCGCAATGATGCGCCTGCGCAATGTGATGTGA
- the hutI gene encoding imidazolonepropionase, with protein sequence MPQILSNATLATMVGADYGLIAQGSVVMDQGQIIWAGADMPAQYADMPVEDMQGRLITPALIDCHTHLVHGGNRAREFEMRLQGASYADVARAGGGIVATVTATRQADEQALIASALPRLDALIAEGVTTVEVKSGYGLDLETELRMLRAARALARLRPVRIVTSFLGAHAVPKAFEGNADEYIDTVCIPTLRAAHAEGLVDAVDGFCEGIAFDIKQIERVFKASHELNLPVKLHAEQLSNTGGTQLAARYGALSVDHVEYADEQDARALAKADTAAVLLPGAYYTLHETQAPPVDAFRAAGVDMALATDCNPGSSPMASVLLAMNMGCTLFRLTPEEALRGVTQHAAKALGLKDCGQIAAGLRSDLCVWDIAHPAELAYRIGFNPLHKRYFGGLS encoded by the coding sequence ATGCCGCAGATCCTGAGCAATGCGACGCTGGCCACGATGGTTGGCGCAGATTACGGTCTGATCGCACAGGGTTCAGTGGTGATGGATCAAGGTCAAATCATCTGGGCGGGGGCAGACATGCCCGCGCAATATGCCGATATGCCTGTTGAGGACATGCAGGGCCGTTTGATCACCCCGGCACTAATTGATTGCCACACCCATCTGGTCCACGGCGGCAACCGCGCGCGTGAATTTGAAATGCGCCTGCAAGGGGCAAGCTATGCCGATGTGGCGCGGGCGGGGGGTGGTATTGTGGCGACCGTGACAGCCACAAGGCAGGCGGATGAACAGGCGTTGATTGCCAGCGCATTGCCCCGATTGGACGCGCTCATTGCTGAAGGGGTGACCACGGTTGAGGTGAAATCCGGCTATGGTCTGGACCTTGAAACAGAGCTGCGGATGCTGCGTGCCGCACGCGCGCTTGCCAGACTGCGGCCAGTCCGTATTGTGACCAGCTTTCTGGGCGCGCACGCGGTGCCGAAAGCGTTTGAGGGTAATGCGGATGAGTACATCGACACCGTTTGTATCCCGACATTGCGCGCCGCACATGCAGAAGGGCTGGTTGATGCCGTTGATGGATTTTGTGAGGGTATCGCATTTGATATCAAACAGATAGAGCGCGTATTTAAAGCATCACATGAACTTAACCTGCCCGTCAAACTGCATGCCGAGCAGCTTTCAAATACAGGCGGTACACAGCTTGCCGCGCGCTATGGTGCACTGTCTGTCGATCATGTTGAATATGCAGATGAGCAAGATGCGCGCGCTCTGGCCAAGGCTGATACCGCCGCTGTTCTTCTGCCCGGTGCTTACTATACGCTGCACGAGACCCAAGCGCCGCCGGTGGATGCTTTCCGTGCTGCAGGTGTGGATATGGCGCTGGCCACAGACTGCAATCCCGGCTCATCGCCGATGGCTTCTGTGCTCTTGGCGATGAACATGGGCTGCACCTTGTTTCGCCTGACCCCAGAAGAGGCCTTGCGTGGGGTCACCCAACATGCGGCCAAGGCGCTGGGGCTGAAAGACTGCGGACAAATCGCTGCGGGCCTGCGCTCGGATCTATGCGTCTGGGATATCGCGCACCCGGCTGAACTGGCTTATCGCATTGGGTTTAACCCCCTGCACAAACGGTATTTTGGAGGGCTGTCATGA
- the hutH gene encoding histidine ammonia-lyase — MILTPGAVRLDTLEKIWRGSDPIELDRAAKPAVEKAAALVARASAGTDAVYGVNTGFGKLASRKIAPQDTETLQRNLILSHCCGVGDALSGPLTRLMMVLKLMSLGRGASGVRWEICALIEDMLNADCLPVIPAQGSVGASGDLAPLAHMAAAMIGSGRAVYGGTEMDGAAALAKAGLTPVVLGPKEGLALINGTQFSTANALAGLFEAQNAVENSMVIAALSTDAIMGSTAPLVADIHAFRGHAGQIDVAAEMRALMDGSQIRESHMEGDTRVQDPYCIRCQPQVVGAAWDVIRQAGRTLEIEANAVTDNPLVLVDEGLIVSGGNFHAEPVGFAADMIALAIAEIGAIGQRRVALMVDPTLSYDLPPFLTPDPGLNSGFMIAEVTTAALMSENKHLANPCVTDSTPTSANQEDHVSMAAHGAFRLARMNRNLAVIQAVEAMCAAQGIETRAPLTTSPRLQAVIDRLRKDIATLGKDRYLAPDIERATLLVRSGALVEAAQ, encoded by the coding sequence ATGATCTTGACACCGGGGGCCGTGCGCCTTGATACACTTGAGAAAATCTGGCGCGGCAGCGATCCCATCGAATTGGACCGTGCTGCAAAACCCGCCGTTGAAAAAGCCGCCGCACTGGTGGCCCGTGCGTCCGCAGGTACGGATGCCGTCTATGGGGTGAACACCGGATTTGGCAAACTGGCGAGCCGCAAGATCGCGCCGCAAGACACCGAAACCCTGCAACGCAACCTGATTTTGTCGCACTGTTGTGGCGTCGGGGATGCGCTGTCGGGGCCGCTGACGCGGCTGATGATGGTGCTAAAACTCATGTCGCTGGGGCGCGGTGCGTCTGGGGTACGGTGGGAAATTTGTGCGCTGATCGAGGACATGTTGAACGCAGATTGCCTGCCGGTGATCCCGGCGCAGGGGTCTGTGGGCGCGTCCGGTGATCTGGCCCCGTTGGCCCATATGGCCGCTGCAATGATCGGGTCCGGTCGGGCGGTTTATGGCGGCACTGAAATGGACGGCGCTGCGGCGCTGGCCAAGGCCGGTCTGACGCCAGTGGTCTTGGGTCCCAAAGAGGGGCTTGCGCTGATCAACGGGACGCAGTTTTCGACCGCAAACGCGCTGGCCGGGCTTTTTGAGGCGCAAAATGCTGTCGAAAATTCGATGGTGATTGCGGCGCTGAGCACGGATGCAATCATGGGCTCCACCGCGCCGCTGGTGGCAGATATCCATGCCTTTCGCGGGCATGCAGGTCAGATCGACGTGGCCGCCGAGATGCGTGCGCTGATGGACGGGTCGCAGATACGCGAAAGCCACATGGAGGGCGACACGCGTGTGCAGGACCCCTATTGCATCCGCTGTCAGCCACAGGTCGTGGGGGCCGCTTGGGACGTGATCCGGCAAGCAGGCCGCACATTGGAGATTGAGGCAAATGCCGTCACAGATAACCCGCTGGTTCTGGTGGACGAGGGGCTGATCGTTTCAGGGGGCAATTTTCACGCAGAACCGGTTGGATTTGCCGCAGACATGATTGCCTTGGCAATTGCCGAGATTGGTGCGATCGGCCAGCGTCGCGTGGCATTGATGGTGGATCCAACGCTGAGCTACGATTTGCCACCATTTCTGACGCCTGATCCGGGGCTGAATTCGGGCTTTATGATTGCCGAAGTGACCACTGCCGCGCTGATGAGCGAAAACAAACACCTGGCGAACCCTTGCGTGACCGACAGCACACCCACCTCCGCCAATCAGGAAGATCATGTCAGCATGGCGGCACATGGGGCGTTTCGCCTTGCCCGGATGAACCGCAATCTGGCGGTCATTCAAGCCGTCGAGGCGATGTGCGCGGCCCAAGGCATAGAGACGCGCGCACCGCTGACGACATCACCGCGACTGCAAGCGGTGATTGATCGGTTGCGCAAGGACATCGCCACATTGGGCAAAGATCGCTATCTCGCGCCGGATATCGAACGTGCGACGCTGCTGGTGAGGTCCGGCGCATTGGTGGAGGCGGCACAATGA
- the hutG gene encoding N-formylglutamate deformylase, with the protein MIEVVQGGDPIVLGLPHTGTDVPEDIWEKLNETGRALADTDWHIDRLYNGLGHDVTTVRTPIHRYVIDVNRGPDDASLYPGQNTTGLCPLTDFDGEAIYSEGQEPDAAEVARRKEVFHTPYHTALSTELARVKAKHGMAILYDCHSIRSVIPYLFADTLPDFNIGTNASTSCSLSVERSVSTRCRAAQAYSSVLNGRFKGGWTTRHYGQPTENIHAIQMELAQSTYMDESPPWRWRSDKAERLRPILYKILNDLTDLVHERQIR; encoded by the coding sequence ATGATCGAGGTCGTACAGGGGGGCGACCCAATTGTTCTGGGCCTGCCGCATACCGGCACCGATGTGCCGGAGGATATCTGGGAAAAGCTCAACGAAACGGGTCGCGCGCTTGCCGATACGGACTGGCATATCGACCGTCTTTACAACGGCCTGGGTCACGATGTTACGACCGTGCGCACGCCGATCCATCGCTATGTCATCGACGTCAATCGGGGCCCGGATGATGCAAGTCTTTATCCCGGCCAGAATACCACGGGCCTATGCCCGCTCACCGATTTTGACGGAGAAGCGATTTACTCTGAGGGTCAGGAACCTGACGCAGCCGAAGTTGCACGGCGCAAAGAGGTCTTTCACACCCCATATCACACTGCCTTATCCACAGAACTGGCGCGCGTTAAGGCGAAACACGGGATGGCGATCCTGTATGATTGCCACTCAATTCGGTCAGTTATCCCCTATTTGTTTGCCGATACCTTACCAGATTTCAACATTGGTACGAATGCGTCCACAAGTTGTTCACTTTCGGTGGAAAGATCCGTGTCTACCCGGTGCAGGGCCGCACAGGCCTATTCTTCCGTCTTGAATGGCCGGTTCAAGGGCGGATGGACAACGCGCCACTATGGTCAACCTACTGAAAATATTCACGCAATTCAGATGGAACTGGCACAATCCACCTATATGGATGAAAGCCCCCCCTGGCGATGGCGCAGTGACAAAGCTGAGCGGCTCAGACCGATTTTATACAAGATTCTCAATGACCTGACCGACCTCGTTCATGAAAGGCAAATCCGATGA